The following proteins are encoded in a genomic region of Anaerolineales bacterium:
- a CDS encoding transposase has protein sequence MRYDQRFHLRRSIRLKGYDYSSPGAYFVTLVTMDRLNLFGEVVGDMMKLSLCGEIAQKVWGQLPHRFLNITLDFSVIMPNHFHGIIVINEAIGRGGSSASHQAADKFDLVDQSVTDNLLKTRPYNGQVSRPYKGKRYALSELIRSLKSDSARRINNIRGTTGCAVWQRNYYERIVRNQRELDALRAYIIDNPRHWMEDKEYKV, from the coding sequence ATGAGATACGATCAACGTTTCCATCTGCGGCGGTCGATCCGGCTAAAGGGATACGATTATTCATCGCCAGGGGCTTATTTTGTTACGTTAGTGACGATGGACCGATTGAATCTGTTCGGGGAAGTCGTGGGTGATATGATGAAGCTCAGCTTGTGCGGGGAAATCGCTCAGAAAGTTTGGGGGCAGCTGCCACATCGATTTCTGAATATCACTTTGGACTTTTCAGTAATCATGCCAAACCATTTTCACGGAATAATTGTTATCAACGAAGCAATCGGTAGGGGCGGGTCATCGGCTAGTCATCAAGCAGCTGATAAGTTTGATCTGGTGGATCAATCGGTAACAGATAACCTGTTGAAGACCCGCCCCTACAACGGGCAGGTTTCCCGCCCCTACAAAGGGAAACGCTATGCCTTATCGGAATTAATCCGCTCGTTAAAATCAGATTCTGCACGCAGGATCAACAATATCCGGGGAACCACAGGCTGTGCAGTGTGGCAAAGGAATTATTACGAGCGGATTGTTCGAAACCAGCGCGAATTGGATGCTTTACGTGCGTATATTATCGACAATCCCCGGCACTGGATGGAGGACAAGGAATATAAGGTATGA
- a CDS encoding TetR/AcrR family transcriptional regulator, with the protein MARIVNPEEHEMRRAEILGAAERLIYTRGYEQVSIQDILRELKISKGAFYHYFDSKQALLEAIIERMASQVLQLLQPILQDEHLSAPEKLRCVFDAASRWKTDRKEVLLSMISVWYADENAILRHKAQAALLPPIADIITSIIRQGVGEGQFHTAFPDQASTILFALLQSFGDSLVKMLVQPEPAPESLPRLEALSASHQDAVESILGARPGSLPLFDTSILREWFPLSSDNINH; encoded by the coding sequence ATGGCCCGTATTGTCAATCCCGAAGAACATGAAATGCGCCGTGCCGAGATCCTTGGTGCGGCCGAGCGTTTGATCTATACCAGAGGCTATGAGCAGGTGTCTATCCAGGATATCCTGCGAGAGCTGAAGATCTCCAAGGGGGCTTTTTATCATTATTTCGATTCCAAGCAGGCCTTGCTTGAAGCCATTATCGAACGCATGGCCAGCCAGGTGCTCCAGCTGCTGCAACCCATCCTCCAGGACGAGCACCTTTCAGCTCCAGAAAAGCTGCGTTGTGTGTTTGATGCCGCCTCGCGTTGGAAGACCGACCGCAAGGAGGTGCTGTTATCCATGATCAGCGTCTGGTATGCTGACGAGAACGCCATCCTGCGTCACAAAGCCCAGGCAGCTTTGCTGCCCCCGATTGCAGACATCATAACAAGCATTATTCGCCAGGGGGTTGGTGAAGGTCAATTCCACACAGCTTTCCCCGACCAGGCCAGTACCATCCTTTTTGCATTGCTGCAGAGCTTTGGTGATAGCCTCGTCAAGATGCTCGTACAGCCGGAGCCTGCACCCGAGAGCTTGCCTCGCCTGGAAGCCCTGTCTGCCTCCCATCAAGATGCTGTGGAAAGCATCCTTGGTGCCAGGCCGGGTTCGTTACCCCTGTTTGATACGTCGATATTGAGAGAGTGGTTTCCCCTTTCTTCAGATAACATAAATCACTAA
- a CDS encoding ABC transporter: MSVIEVNKLTKYYGKSRGIVDVSFNVDQGEIFGFIGPNGAGKSTTIRLLLSLIHPTSGSGKVFGLDVTTHGPEIRRDIGYLPSEVYYYEGMKVKDLLKYSASFYACDCTQRMNELADLMELEMNRRINDLSYGNKKKVGIVQGLLHSPKLLFLDEPTAGLDPLMQRKFFDLIREENKRGVTVFFSSHILGEVQRLCNRVGIIREGKIAEISDIRTLQQNNYKKVRVEAAGLDAAAFDLPGVTNLQTEDSAVYFFFKGDINLVMQKVSSIQVSDVIIEEPTLEEIFMHYYE; encoded by the coding sequence ATGAGCGTCATCGAAGTAAACAAGCTGACCAAGTACTACGGAAAATCCCGCGGGATTGTGGATGTATCCTTCAACGTGGACCAGGGAGAGATCTTCGGCTTCATTGGGCCCAATGGGGCCGGGAAGTCCACTACCATTCGCCTGCTGCTTTCACTGATCCATCCCACCAGTGGCAGTGGCAAGGTGTTCGGTCTGGATGTTACTACCCATGGCCCTGAGATTCGCCGCGATATCGGCTACCTGCCTTCCGAGGTCTATTATTATGAGGGGATGAAGGTCAAAGACCTGTTGAAATACTCAGCCAGTTTTTATGCCTGTGACTGCACCCAACGCATGAATGAGCTGGCTGACTTGATGGAGCTCGAGATGAATCGCCGCATCAACGATCTTTCCTACGGCAATAAGAAGAAAGTTGGGATTGTGCAGGGTTTGCTGCACAGCCCTAAACTGCTCTTCCTGGACGAGCCCACCGCCGGCCTCGACCCACTCATGCAGCGCAAGTTCTTCGATCTGATCCGCGAGGAAAACAAGCGTGGGGTGACGGTGTTCTTCTCCTCGCACATCCTGGGCGAAGTGCAGCGCCTGTGCAACCGGGTGGGCATCATCCGCGAAGGCAAGATCGCCGAAATCTCCGATATCCGTACCTTGCAGCAGAACAACTACAAGAAGGTGCGCGTGGAAGCGGCTGGTCTGGACGCTGCCGCTTTTGATCTCCCCGGCGTGACCAACCTGCAGACTGAAGATAGTGCGGTGTATTTCTTCTTCAAGGGCGATATCAACCTCGTGATGCAGAAGGTCAGTTCGATCCAGGTCAGCGATGTGATCATCGAGGAACCGACCCTGGAAGAGATCTTCATGCACTACTATGAATAG
- a CDS encoding ABC transporter permease — translation MSATIYKHEFLARLKSVLIWSVAMVLLLLVFFSIFPSFSSQAALLNEMLAKFPPQLLEAFGMTHIDLASILGYFAFLFTFVQLCLAIQAANYGVGLVSVEETELTADFLMTKPVSRLQVMNSKLLAALSSLLFTDVIVWASTFISIYAFNVGNSFDAGRLVLILVSLLILQLFFLSVGLVISLLVRRVRSVTPYGLGLAFAAYIINGFSGIFGDVKLEYITPFKHLDPSYIVQNGAFNTPLVLLNLAVSLIALAISYWLYLRRDIHAVS, via the coding sequence ATGAGCGCAACGATCTACAAACATGAGTTTCTCGCCCGGCTGAAATCGGTGCTTATCTGGTCGGTAGCGATGGTGCTGCTCCTGCTCGTATTTTTCTCGATCTTCCCGTCTTTTTCCAGCCAGGCGGCTTTGTTGAATGAAATGCTAGCCAAGTTCCCACCCCAGCTGCTGGAAGCGTTCGGGATGACCCACATCGATCTGGCTAGTATCCTGGGCTATTTCGCTTTCCTGTTCACTTTCGTCCAGCTCTGTCTGGCTATCCAGGCAGCCAATTATGGGGTTGGCCTGGTCTCGGTGGAAGAGACAGAATTGACTGCCGACTTCCTGATGACGAAACCCGTCAGCCGGTTGCAGGTGATGAACAGCAAGCTGTTGGCCGCCCTCTCCAGCCTGCTCTTCACCGACGTGATCGTCTGGGCGAGTACCTTTATCAGCATTTATGCATTTAATGTTGGCAACAGCTTCGATGCAGGCAGGTTGGTGCTGATCCTGGTCAGCCTGCTAATCTTGCAGCTATTTTTCTTGAGCGTAGGGCTGGTGATCTCACTGCTGGTCAGGCGTGTACGCAGTGTAACGCCTTACGGGCTTGGGCTGGCTTTCGCTGCCTATATCATCAATGGTTTCAGTGGGATTTTTGGCGATGTTAAGCTCGAGTACATTACGCCTTTCAAACACCTGGATCCGTCTTATATCGTCCAGAACGGGGCCTTCAATACCCCCCTGGTATTGCTCAACCTGGCGGTCAGCCTGATTGCCCTGGCGATTAGTTACTGGCTGTACCTTCGCCGGGATATCCACGCAGTGTCTTGA
- a CDS encoding ABC transporter: MNIFFRELKANVKSLIIWSIVIGMFTIVGSAKFSAYANNPEMLKVLDAMPKAIIDAMSLQAFNLTTVTGFYGIMFVYFGLMGAMAAGLWGTDMISKEERDKTVEFSLVLPVSRSRVITAKAMAALINCIVLVLVTWAISILAARSYAPDMSFYSFLRLEMMAMFLIELIFLAIGIMLGAVMKQYRLSGTIAVALILVTYFFSIITVMQEKLDFLKYLTPFKYFDPAVFLNSHTLDGTYLAISAGIIVVCLVAAYLVYNRRDLYI; this comes from the coding sequence ATGAACATCTTTTTTCGTGAGCTCAAAGCGAATGTTAAGTCGTTGATCATCTGGTCGATAGTCATTGGCATGTTCACCATCGTAGGCTCGGCCAAGTTCTCAGCCTATGCCAACAACCCCGAAATGCTGAAAGTGTTGGATGCGATGCCAAAGGCGATAATCGATGCCATGAGTCTGCAGGCTTTCAACCTGACTACCGTGACCGGGTTTTACGGGATTATGTTTGTCTATTTCGGATTGATGGGTGCGATGGCTGCCGGCCTGTGGGGTACCGATATGATCTCCAAGGAGGAGCGCGATAAGACGGTTGAGTTTTCACTGGTGCTACCGGTCTCGCGCAGCCGCGTGATCACCGCCAAGGCGATGGCGGCTTTGATCAACTGCATCGTGCTTGTGCTGGTCACCTGGGCGATCTCAATCCTGGCCGCCCGTAGCTACGCTCCCGACATGAGCTTCTATAGCTTCTTACGTCTCGAGATGATGGCAATGTTCCTGATTGAGCTGATCTTCCTGGCGATCGGTATCATGCTGGGGGCCGTGATGAAGCAGTACCGTCTCTCGGGGACGATCGCGGTGGCGCTTATCCTGGTGACCTATTTCTTCTCGATTATTACCGTAATGCAAGAGAAACTGGATTTTCTCAAATATCTAACCCCGTTCAAGTATTTCGATCCAGCAGTATTCTTGAACAGCCATACGCTGGATGGTACCTACCTGGCGATTTCAGCCGGCATCATCGTGGTGTGCCTGGTGGCTGCCTACCTGGTCTACAACCGCCGGGATTTGTATATATAG